A single genomic interval of Prochlorococcus marinus XMU1406 harbors:
- the mfd gene encoding transcription-repair coupling factor has protein sequence MSLNTLVDYISNSQITSELIKRISKNNELNIIGSSRYAKSIILDSIAKKEEKNILLICPNVEIAYKWIGYFESINDKAVLYYPPTEHLPYSSINKSKEIEFSQLTVLSKLIKKEKNELNIVISTERSLQPHLINKNLLIEKKLDLQKGVQIEIQELANKLTLLGYAKDNVTSTEGFWSRRGEIIDIYPVNNEFPIRLEFFDNVIEKIREYDPYTQKTLESINNIEIIQAGFDLLLKDKLNNLSKNSIFNSEDINKNNLDRYLGIIENEPSNLIDFIDRETILVIDELEDCKKFANNWYLDSESNFDNCAYELNENLKSNDINLEAKPNLHLKFDEILNSLENFNLIKFYEFESKVNIDNRFLLNDKRLNSYSKNIGKLSNDINKNIKNNEKVWILSAQPLRTRTLLFEHECNANFLNNPNDIDAAFKSINNSTPLILKNKNNYEIEGFYLPIWKVVLITDKELFSQQSLFNNVFIRRKKRSVNSNINVNKISPGDFIVHKNHGIGKFLKIEKINITGDSRDYLVIQYQDGKISVAADQLGSVNRYRSSGKINPKINKLGGTEWERIKEKNKKQIKKVAVDILKLYAKREKLKGYIYPEDGPWQNELEESFPYQPTPDQITAVEEIKSDMESDKPMDRLVCGDVGFGKTEVAVRAIFKAITSGKQVILLAPTTILAQQHWRTINNRFSPYPIKVSLLNRFKTVNERKEIYAGLKNNKIDLVVATHQILGKEIEIKNLGLLVIDEEQRFGVRQKEKIKKIKTNIDVLTLSATPIPRTLYMSLSGLRQMSLLNTPPPSRRSIKTYLSEIDMDVIRTAINQELDRGGQIFYVLPRISDIDQAINKLKNMFPSLKFIVAHGQMNETELENAMIAFNNGEVDLMICTTIIESGLDIPKVNTIIIEDSHKFGLSQLYQLRGRVGRSGIQAHAWLFYPNINKINDAAKQRLKAIKDFSELGSGYQLAMKDMEIRGVGSLLGEEQSGKVNAIGYDLYIEMLHEAISEISGQEIPEVNDTQIDLPINAFIPATWILNREEKLEAYKSATECSKNDELTELATDWVNRYGNLPKPVESLIMIMRLKLLAKKCGFNKIKLKKPNILIETKLKNSTFKILKNSLASSVQNKFHFNEGEQLSIITIRGLGATEIQNQIDQLMLWLGSFEREIKNFDKELFMKKE, from the coding sequence ATGAGTTTAAATACTTTAGTTGATTATATTTCTAACTCACAAATTACTTCTGAATTAATAAAAAGAATTTCAAAAAATAATGAATTAAATATTATTGGTTCAAGTAGATATGCGAAATCGATAATCTTAGATAGCATCGCAAAAAAAGAAGAAAAAAATATATTATTAATTTGTCCTAATGTAGAAATTGCCTACAAATGGATTGGTTATTTTGAAAGTATAAATGATAAAGCAGTTTTATATTATCCTCCAACAGAACATCTACCATACTCATCAATTAATAAATCCAAAGAGATTGAATTTAGTCAGCTTACTGTTTTATCCAAATTAATAAAAAAAGAGAAAAATGAACTTAATATTGTTATATCAACTGAGAGATCACTACAACCTCATCTAATAAATAAAAACTTATTAATTGAAAAAAAGTTAGATTTGCAAAAAGGGGTTCAAATAGAGATTCAAGAATTAGCAAATAAACTTACCTTGCTGGGTTATGCGAAGGACAATGTTACTTCAACAGAAGGATTCTGGAGTAGGAGAGGGGAAATAATAGATATTTATCCTGTCAATAATGAATTTCCTATAAGATTAGAATTTTTTGATAATGTAATTGAGAAAATAAGAGAATATGATCCCTATACACAGAAAACATTAGAAAGTATAAATAATATTGAAATAATACAGGCTGGATTTGATTTGCTATTAAAAGATAAGTTAAATAATTTATCTAAGAACAGTATTTTTAATTCAGAAGATATAAATAAAAATAATCTTGATCGTTATTTAGGAATAATTGAAAATGAACCCTCAAATTTAATAGATTTTATAGATAGGGAAACAATTCTTGTAATTGATGAACTAGAAGATTGTAAGAAATTTGCAAATAATTGGTATCTAGATTCAGAAAGTAATTTTGATAATTGTGCGTATGAATTAAATGAAAACCTTAAAAGTAATGACATTAATTTAGAGGCCAAACCTAATTTGCATTTAAAGTTTGACGAAATATTAAATTCATTAGAAAATTTTAATTTAATAAAATTTTATGAATTTGAATCTAAAGTCAATATTGATAATAGGTTTTTGTTAAACGATAAAAGATTAAATTCATATTCTAAAAATATAGGAAAATTATCCAATGATATAAATAAAAATATAAAAAATAATGAAAAAGTATGGATACTATCAGCTCAGCCATTGAGAACTAGGACTTTACTTTTTGAGCACGAATGTAATGCAAACTTCTTAAACAATCCTAATGATATTGATGCAGCATTTAAGTCAATTAACAATTCAACTCCTTTAATTTTAAAAAATAAAAACAATTATGAAATCGAGGGCTTTTATCTTCCGATATGGAAGGTTGTCCTGATAACAGATAAAGAATTATTTTCACAACAATCTCTTTTTAATAATGTATTCATAAGAAGAAAAAAAAGAAGTGTAAATTCAAATATAAATGTAAATAAGATTAGTCCGGGTGATTTTATAGTTCATAAAAATCATGGAATTGGAAAATTTTTAAAAATAGAAAAAATAAATATAACTGGAGATTCAAGAGACTATTTAGTCATTCAGTATCAGGACGGGAAGATAAGTGTTGCCGCTGATCAACTTGGTAGTGTTAACAGGTATAGATCAAGCGGAAAAATAAATCCAAAAATAAATAAATTAGGAGGAACAGAATGGGAAAGAATAAAAGAGAAAAATAAGAAACAAATAAAAAAAGTTGCTGTCGATATTTTAAAACTTTATGCAAAGAGAGAAAAATTAAAGGGATACATTTACCCAGAAGATGGTCCTTGGCAAAATGAATTAGAGGAATCATTCCCTTATCAACCAACACCTGATCAAATTACTGCTGTAGAAGAAATAAAATCTGATATGGAAAGCGATAAGCCAATGGACAGACTAGTTTGTGGAGATGTAGGATTTGGCAAAACAGAAGTAGCTGTTCGGGCTATTTTTAAGGCTATTACATCAGGCAAACAGGTAATATTACTAGCACCCACAACAATCCTAGCTCAGCAACATTGGAGAACGATAAATAATAGATTTTCACCTTACCCTATAAAAGTATCATTACTCAATAGATTTAAAACTGTTAATGAAAGAAAGGAAATCTATGCAGGTTTGAAAAATAACAAAATTGATTTAGTTGTAGCAACGCACCAAATTTTAGGAAAAGAAATAGAAATTAAAAACTTAGGACTACTTGTTATCGATGAAGAACAAAGATTTGGAGTAAGACAAAAGGAAAAAATTAAAAAAATCAAAACCAACATAGACGTTTTAACTCTTTCGGCAACTCCAATTCCAAGAACTCTTTATATGAGCTTATCTGGACTAAGACAAATGAGCTTATTAAATACTCCTCCTCCATCAAGAAGATCAATAAAAACATATTTATCTGAAATAGATATGGATGTTATAAGAACTGCAATTAATCAAGAACTTGATAGAGGTGGTCAAATTTTTTATGTTCTTCCAAGAATTTCTGATATTGATCAAGCTATAAACAAATTAAAAAATATGTTCCCCAGCTTAAAATTTATTGTTGCTCATGGGCAAATGAACGAAACAGAGCTTGAAAATGCAATGATTGCTTTTAATAATGGAGAAGTTGATCTAATGATATGTACAACGATAATTGAAAGTGGATTGGACATCCCTAAAGTAAATACAATAATTATTGAAGATTCTCACAAATTTGGCCTTTCACAACTTTATCAACTTAGAGGAAGAGTTGGCAGAAGCGGTATACAAGCACATGCTTGGTTATTTTATCCAAATATAAATAAGATTAATGACGCTGCAAAACAAAGATTGAAAGCTATAAAAGATTTTTCTGAACTAGGAAGTGGATACCAACTTGCAATGAAAGATATGGAAATAAGAGGTGTTGGTAGTTTATTAGGAGAAGAACAAAGTGGAAAGGTTAATGCGATTGGATATGATTTATATATAGAAATGCTACATGAGGCTATTTCAGAAATAAGTGGGCAAGAAATACCTGAAGTTAACGACACACAAATTGATCTACCAATAAATGCATTTATACCTGCAACATGGATATTAAACAGGGAAGAGAAGCTTGAGGCTTATAAATCTGCTACTGAATGTTCAAAAAATGATGAATTAACTGAATTAGCAACAGACTGGGTGAATAGATATGGAAACTTACCCAAACCTGTTGAGTCCCTAATTATGATAATGAGACTAAAATTACTAGCTAAAAAATGTGGTTTTAATAAGATAAAGCTCAAAAAGCCAAACATCCTGATAGAAACAAAATTAAAAAATTCTACTTTTAAAATTCTTAAAAATTCTTTAGCAAGTAGTGTTCAAAATAAATTTCATTTTAATGAAGGCGAACAATTATCAATAATCACTATAAGGGGTTTAGGTGCAACTGAAATTCAAAATCAAATTGATCAACTTATGTTGTGGTTGGGATCTTTTGAAAGAGAAATAAAGAATTTCGATAAAGAACTTTTTATGAAAAAAGAATAA